Within the Opitutaceae bacterium TAV5 genome, the region TTCGAGCACTTCGTAGCCGACGGAGACCTGGCGGAGGATTCCGGCCTTTACGTCCTTGAAGATGCGTTCGCCGAGTTCCGTCTCGGAAAACCTGATGCGGGCGCGTCCCTTGCCTCCCTCGATGCGGGCGGTGCCTTCGACAACCTTGCCGATGTAGTCGTTGCGGTTGTGGTTGAAGAGGGCGCAAGCGCCGTCGTTGAGGCGGGTGAGGTCGCAAGCGCCCGAGGCATGGCTGAGTATCTCGTAATCGCCCCACCGGAGGAGCGGGGTGTCAGACGAAAAGGAGACTTCGACGGTGCGGTCGGTGTCGTTGACGGTGGCGGGGTCGAAGCTGAGAGTGCGGCGCAAGGGCTGCTCGCGCCACGCTCCGCGCTCGCCAGGGACGGCGTGAGGATGGTCGCCGATGTCACCGTTGCCGCGTGGATCGGTGTCGCGGCAAAGCGGGCCCAACGTCCAGGCGGGGAGCGGCGAAAATGTGATGTCCGGTGCGGGCATGGCGTCACCTTGTCACACAGAGGGCAATGCGGTCTTGTGCGGGGAGTGCGCGGGGTCAGCCGAGGGATGGCCGGGCACAGAAAAGCCCCGGCTGGCGAGGCCGGGGCGGTGTCACAGGCGGAGGGATACGGATGGGCGCCCGGCCTTAGCCGGCGAGTTTTTCGGCGTCGGCTTCGGAGAGTCCGAAGAGGATGACCAGGGTATCCTTCTTCTGCGCGCTTGTGAGGTTAGGGTCTTTCAGGATTTCGACGAGCGCGGTCGTGCCGCCGACGCCAAGCTGCACGGCGAGGGCGTCCTTGGCGGCGGTCTCCTGCTCTGCCTCGGGGGGCGTCGCTTCGGAGGGAGTCGTCTCGGCGTCTGCTTTCTTGGGCGGAGGCGGGGGGGGCGGCACAGGCTTCTTGCCAGTGGCGTCTTTGTCCTCGTTGCCGCCCTTCGCGTCGGCGTCCTTGCCCTTGCCCTCCTTGTCGTCGGCCTTGTCCTTTTCCTCGGTCGTCGGGACGTTGGTAGCACCGGCAACGATAACCTCGGTCTCGAGTCCGAGGGCTTCCATGTCGGCATTGTCGGCGGCAATCTCGTTCCACGTTGCCCACGCGTCGGCACCGTAGTCGCGGATGATCGAGGAGCGGGAGCGCAGCTTGAGAGCAAGGGCCTTCTCGGCGGCGGTCATTTCCGATGCGGGGTCGATCCATCCCCACCGGCGTCCGGCAAAAGTGCATGAGAGGTAATCGTCCAGCCGGGCGGGGTTCAGTGGCTTGCCCCTTGCGACGATCTTTTTCGCAAGCAACGAGTATTCGAGCCATGCCTCGAAAGTGTCATCGCATACGCCTTCGATGACGTCCTCCTGGATGCCCTTCCACATCTCGCGTTCGTCAAGCGCGCCTTGGCGGATCGAGGAGAAGTTTACTCCGGTCAGGTCACTGGCGAGGTTGTTGTAGCTGACACACAGGCCGGAGGAGATGGCGCGGAGGGCAGCAGTAGTGAACGGGGCGAATTCGCCAGATGGATATTGAGGGTCGAATTTTATGAACTCCCGGTTTCCTATGTTTTCAAATACGCCGGCTTCGGCGTCCATAGGCAGGTCCTCACTCTCGACGGGATCTGATTCTTCTTCGGGGTCGAGATCTTTGAAGAAGCCTGACTTGCGGGCGCCGACATCGGCGGCGACAAGGGCGGCGTCTTCGTAGTTTTGCAGCACGCGCATCCGCGCAAGCGCAGTCATCATCGGAGGTAGTCCGCGCTTTTGGTTCGTGTACTCGGCAACGTAGAGGTGGATGATTTCCGAGGCGGGAACGACGACGCGCTCGAAGCTCGTTCGGGTGGCTCCCCATAGCCACGCACCCGGCGGCTCTTTCAGGAAGTGATAATTGAGCGGGCGCCCGTCGGCGTTGAATTCGATACCGTGCTTGATGAAGCGATCATCGGTGAGTTGCTCAACGTGGCAGGGGTCAAGGCGGATGGGGTCGATCACTTGCAGGGAAAATCCCCACGGGCCCGCGCCGGGCCCGCACCGCTTGCGGAGGATGAATTCGCCCGTCGTCGCCAGCTCCGTCGCCGCCAGACGCTCAAGCGCCCGCCGGGACATGCGTCCAGTCACCGTGCAGTTTTTCTTCTTCGACCACTTCGCGAACGAATCAACAATCGCATCGGATGCCACTTTGTCGGGCTTTCCGTCAGCACCG harbors:
- a CDS encoding portal protein; the encoded protein is MSLLDRIPFLRRSGSDVKNTNRQSRAHSRPRSGRVASPRAILTAEGTGRLESTWGITPQEIDSFIYSHWNKLVARSRVMARTSDHARKFVQLCRDNIAGPNGFTLQPQITGADGKPDKVASDAIVDSFAKWSKKKNCTVTGRMSRRALERLAATELATTGEFILRKRCGPGAGPWGFSLQVIDPIRLDPCHVEQLTDDRFIKHGIEFNADGRPLNYHFLKEPPGAWLWGATRTSFERVVVPASEIIHLYVAEYTNQKRGLPPMMTALARMRVLQNYEDAALVAADVGARKSGFFKDLDPEEESDPVESEDLPMDAEAGVFENIGNREFIKFDPQYPSGEFAPFTTAALRAISSGLCVSYNNLASDLTGVNFSSIRQGALDEREMWKGIQEDVIEGVCDDTFEAWLEYSLLAKKIVARGKPLNPARLDDYLSCTFAGRRWGWIDPASEMTAAEKALALKLRSRSSIIRDYGADAWATWNEIAADNADMEALGLETEVIVAGATNVPTTEEKDKADDKEGKGKDADAKGGNEDKDATGKKPVPPPPPPPKKADAETTPSEATPPEAEQETAAKDALAVQLGVGGTTALVEILKDPNLTSAQKKDTLVILFGLSEADAEKLAG